Proteins from one Juglans microcarpa x Juglans regia isolate MS1-56 chromosome 1S, Jm3101_v1.0, whole genome shotgun sequence genomic window:
- the LOC121246278 gene encoding LOW QUALITY PROTEIN: two-component response regulator-like APRR9 (The sequence of the model RefSeq protein was modified relative to this genomic sequence to represent the inferred CDS: inserted 1 base in 1 codon), with translation MDMERQDDHHHKEDGTGEVVRWERLRVLLVEPDDSTRQIIAALLRKCSYRVAAVADGLKAWETLKGRPHNIDLILTEVDSPSISGFALLTLVMGHDSCKNIPVIMMSSHDSINMVLKCMLKGAADFLIKPVRKNELRNLWQHVWRRHTLTGGHFPQNLTVRLQKDEASSENNAGSNNSSDCVASTHRNIECSERGSDSQSSCTTLYLEAESAXQNMQGPSENNCGGASNLRNIIMEKQGGYAKLDEESVMPGSQDEEKSNRLASEVALYRAASNSTALRLEEDTACAESITQNDGVRVERSRGNANIASKTHSCNNELVEPSSGAIDLIGTFDNHPKCTYENTNYNGVGTKKFDLVPNLQLSLRRTCSSSSNNHWTEERPLLNHSNASPFSWYNSSTTLSRNCTNLEEGGSMSHEPSSYQLSGSINGTLLQQGHENSITSVIDQSREGEPKFSSHQVGIIPVSGVNDANSGYSHVFPPMFYTRSDLPSVPKLACQRDQSPFPSSTSIQSNPETQNSEQGYHFSDEISKSSIHQAMQEDKNLEQMEELGHGSAAADQTTSSSLCNGAVDNSKRVAYGSSSSRRDEIATGSESWNESSLSIHDGSRGMDALRSSQREAALIKFRLKRKDRCYEKKVRYHSRKRLAEQRPRVKGQFVRKVQTDPPVGDTDVCI, from the exons TTGCAGCAGTCGCTGATGGATTAAAGGCATGGGAGACGTTAAAGGGGAGACCTCATAACATCGATCTCATATTAACTGAAGTGGATTCGCCATCAATATCTGGATTTGCACTTCTTACCTTAGTCATGGGGCATGACAGTTGCAAGAATATTCCTGTTATAA TGATGTCTTCACACGATTCAATCAACATGGTATTGAAATGCATGTTAAAAGGTGCAGCTGATTTTCTAATAAAGCCTGTCAGGAAGAATGAGCTAAGAAACCTTTGGCAGCATGTATGGAGAAGGCATACT TTGACTGGTGGGCATTTTCCTCAAAACTTGACTGTTCGACTGCAAAAAGATGAAGCCAGTTCTGAAAATAATGCAGGAAGCAATAATTCAAGCGATTGTGTTGCTTCTACACACAGAAATATTGAATGCAGTGAGAGAGGGAGCGACTCCCAA AGCTCTTGTACAACTCTTTATTTGGAAGCTGAAAGTG TACAAAATATGCAGGGTCCTTCAGAGAACAACTGTGGTGGTGcttcaaatttgagaaatatAATTATGGAGAAGCAGGGAGGGTATGCTAAGTTGGATGAGGAATCAGTTATGCCTGGTAGTCAAGATGAAG AAAAATCAAATAGACTGGCATCAGAGGTTGCACTGTACAGAGCAGCTTCAAACTCAACTGCTTTGAGATTGGAAGAAGACACTGCTTGTGCTGAATCTATTACTCAAAATGATGGTGTGCGAGTGGAAAGAAGTAGAGGCAATGCTAATATTGCTAGTAAGACTCACAGCTGCAACAATGAACTGGTTGAACCTTCTAGTGGAGCCATTGACTTGATTGGCACATTTGATAATCATCCCAAGTGCACTTATGAGAATACAAATTATAATGGTGTTGGCACAAAGAAGTTTGATCTTGTTCCAAATTTACAACTTTCTCTGAGAAGAACTTGCTCAAGTAGCTCAAATAACCACTGGACTGAGGAAAGGCCTCTACTGAACCATTCTAATGCATCTCCGTTTTCATG GTATAATAGTAGCACGACACTATCTAGGAATTGCACCAATTTGGAGGAGGGTGGAAGTATGTCCCATGAACCTTCATCTTATCAACTCTCTGGAAGTATCAATGGTACTTTACTTCAGCAAGGTCACGAAAATTCAATTACTTCTGTCATTGATCAGTCCAGAGAAGGTGAACCAAAGTTTTCTAGTCATCAGGTTGGGATTATTCCTGTCTCGGGGGTAAATGATGCTAATAGTGGATACAGTCATGTTTTCCCACCCATGTTTTATACTCGATCTGATCTACCCTCTGTTCCCAAACTGGCCTGCCAGCGAGATCAGTCTCCCTTTCCTTCAAGTACCTCAATTCAATCCAATCCTGAAACTCAAAACTCAGAACAAGGTTATCACTTCTCTGATGAGATTAGCAAAAGTTCCATTCACCAGGCTATGCAGGAGGATAAAAATCTGGAGCAGATGGAGGAACTTGGACATGGTTCTGCTGCTGCTGATCAGACTACTAGTAGTAGTTTATGCAATGGAGCTGTCGACAATAGTAAGAGGGTTGCATATGGGAGCAGCTCCAGTAGGAGAGATGAGATTGCCACTGGCTCTGAGAGTTGGAATGAAAGTAGTCTCTCTATTCATGATGGATCAAGAGGAATGGATGCTCTTCGTTCTAGCCAAAGGGAAGCAGCTCTCATAAAGTTTCGATTGAAGCGGAAAGATCGATGTTATGAGAAAAAG GTTCGCTATCACAGCCGGAAAAGACTGGCAGAGCAACGTCCTCGAGTGAAAGGACAGTTTGTACGCAAGGTGCAAACTGACCCTCCAGTAGGTGATACCGATGTTTGTATATGA